One window from the genome of Lentibacillus daqui encodes:
- a CDS encoding anti-sigma regulatory factor: MSLQTCVNIKKEWDIVGARQVGRDIAKETGFGTVDQARIATAISELARNIYLYAGSGQIYFEVVEEMNRKGICMTAVDTGPGIDDLSQVMEDGFSTSGGLGAGLPGVNRLMDVFDIKSEKDKGTEVKAIKWVR, translated from the coding sequence ATGAGTCTCCAAACCTGTGTGAACATAAAAAAAGAATGGGATATTGTCGGAGCACGTCAAGTCGGCCGTGATATAGCAAAAGAAACAGGCTTTGGCACTGTGGATCAGGCCCGCATTGCTACTGCGATATCCGAGCTTGCACGTAATATATACCTATATGCTGGCTCCGGTCAAATTTATTTTGAAGTAGTCGAAGAAATGAATCGTAAAGGGATTTGCATGACAGCTGTAGATACCGGTCCCGGAATTGACGATTTGAGTCAGGTAATGGAGGATGGCTTTTCAACCTCGGGTGGACTCGGTGCGGGTTTACCGGGTGTCAATCGCCTGATGGATGTGTTCGACATTAAATCAGAAAAAGATAAAGGCACAGAGGTAAAAGCAATTAAATGGGTGCGTTGA
- a CDS encoding PP2C family protein-serine/threonine phosphatase: MKTIETDIEHYKDLLKRYIETQDEQSLYGAEQISKSFIKNNILPEDIVNLHIQALAELFPDLSKELKMSMKFLLETMISYGLALQEFQTLREKQLELKSEIEVAAGMQRTLLGTSKPAIEGLDIGVVSIPAHQMNGDYHHFIKGEDGTLGVALADVVGKGVPAALCMSMIKYSMDSFKEEMMQPESILESLNRVVERNVDPSMFITMIYAQYLPDKNLLRYASAGHEPGFIYHKKEDRFEEMETKGLVLGVTGNTTYQRYERKIEPGDMVILLTDGVTECREGDRFIETEELLEVIKSYSHLPAQDMVDQVYKYFERMQHFELRDDFTLIILRKDV; encoded by the coding sequence ATGAAAACAATCGAAACGGATATTGAGCATTACAAAGATCTCCTCAAACGGTATATTGAAACACAAGACGAACAATCGTTGTACGGAGCTGAGCAAATCAGTAAATCTTTTATTAAAAATAATATACTTCCCGAAGACATTGTCAATCTGCATATTCAGGCTTTGGCAGAATTGTTCCCGGACTTATCCAAGGAACTGAAGATGTCCATGAAATTTCTTTTGGAAACAATGATTTCCTATGGCCTTGCCCTTCAGGAATTCCAGACATTAAGGGAAAAACAACTGGAATTGAAATCAGAAATTGAGGTTGCTGCCGGAATGCAAAGAACCCTTTTGGGGACAAGTAAACCTGCCATTGAGGGATTGGATATCGGCGTGGTCAGTATTCCCGCCCACCAGATGAATGGCGACTATCATCATTTTATCAAAGGCGAGGATGGTACACTGGGAGTTGCCCTGGCAGATGTCGTTGGTAAAGGGGTACCAGCGGCTTTGTGCATGTCCATGATTAAATATTCCATGGATAGTTTCAAGGAAGAAATGATGCAACCGGAGTCAATTTTGGAAAGCCTCAACCGGGTTGTGGAACGAAACGTTGATCCAAGCATGTTTATCACCATGATTTACGCACAATACCTCCCTGATAAAAACCTGCTCCGTTATGCCTCTGCTGGCCACGAACCTGGTTTCATCTATCATAAAAAAGAAGATCGATTTGAGGAAATGGAAACCAAAGGGCTTGTGCTCGGTGTTACCGGGAATACGACGTATCAACGGTATGAGCGTAAAATTGAACCGGGTGATATGGTCATTCTGTTGACAGATGGCGTAACTGAATGCAGAGAAGGAGACCGTTTTATCGAAACAGAGGAATTGCTTGAAGTGATCAAGAGCTATTCCCATTTACCGGCACAGGACATGGTCGATCAGGTATATAAATATTTTGAACGAATGCAGCATTTTGAGCTTCGTGATGACTTCACCCTGATTATTTTGCGAAAAGATGTTTAA
- a CDS encoding STAS domain-containing protein codes for MDLEIEVIEESDKSKIVLSGEVDAYTAPKLKETLLPLTKGAGHIVEVNLEQVNYMDSTGLGVFISALKSTKENDSQLKLVDLQDRVFRLFQITGLIEIMDIKAAIRGGSE; via the coding sequence ATGGACTTGGAAATAGAAGTAATCGAGGAATCCGACAAGTCAAAGATCGTTTTGTCGGGTGAGGTTGATGCATATACTGCACCGAAGCTGAAAGAAACGCTTTTACCCCTGACAAAAGGTGCGGGACACATCGTGGAAGTTAATTTGGAACAGGTTAACTATATGGATAGTACCGGACTTGGTGTGTTTATTAGTGCATTGAAATCGACGAAAGAAAATGATAGTCAGTTGAAGCTGGTTGATTTGCAGGATCGCGTGTTTCGCTTGTTCCAAATCACCGGCTTGATTGAAATCATGGATATTAAGGCAGCGATTCGAGGTGGCAGTGAATGA
- the rsbW gene encoding anti-sigma B factor RsbW has translation MEVFDFIEMKIPAKVEYVGVIRLSVSGVANRMGFSYEDIEDLKVAVSEAITNAVTHAYDPEDDGEVTIGFGVYANRLEVMVADYGGSFDLGQVKGSIGPYEPTESVETLREGGLGLFLIEALMDKVEINNDHGVIVLMTKYLQETEVGFNGDQISTTQ, from the coding sequence ATGGAAGTATTTGATTTTATCGAAATGAAAATTCCCGCAAAAGTAGAATACGTGGGTGTTATCCGGTTGAGTGTTTCCGGGGTTGCGAACCGGATGGGTTTTTCCTATGAGGATATTGAAGATTTAAAAGTTGCTGTCTCTGAGGCGATAACGAATGCTGTAACGCATGCTTATGATCCGGAAGATGATGGAGAAGTTACGATCGGATTTGGTGTCTATGCCAATCGTTTGGAGGTAATGGTGGCTGATTACGGCGGCAGCTTTGATTTGGGGCAGGTGAAAGGATCCATTGGCCCATATGAACCCACAGAATCGGTCGAAACATTAAGAGAGGGCGGACTTGGCCTTTTTTTAATTGAAGCACTAATGGATAAAGTAGAGATTAACAATGATCATGGCGTTATTGTGCTAATGACAAAGTACCTTCAGGAAACCGAGGTGGGTTTTAATGGCGACCAAATCTCAACCACACAATAA
- the sigB gene encoding RNA polymerase sigma factor SigB — protein MATKSQPHNKGGDEVYQWIEYLQDEPNDETIQEKIVLTYQNLVESIARKYSKNSGIHEDLVQVGMIGLLAAVKRYDATYGKSFESFAIPTIIGEIKRFIRDKTWSVHVPRRIKELGPKIKKAVEELTTSNQQPPTVPQIAEYLDVTEEDVLETMEMSKSYKALSVDRKIEADSDGSTVSILDLVGSDDQDFKNADQRMLLEKILPTLSEREQQILQYTYFDNRSQKETGELLGISQMHVSRLQRRALRKLRETIQSDSEEVLD, from the coding sequence ATGGCGACCAAATCTCAACCACACAATAAAGGAGGAGACGAGGTTTACCAATGGATTGAATATCTGCAGGACGAGCCAAATGATGAAACAATACAGGAAAAAATTGTACTAACCTATCAAAATCTTGTAGAGTCCATTGCTCGTAAGTATTCCAAAAATAGTGGGATTCATGAAGATTTGGTGCAAGTTGGGATGATCGGATTACTGGCTGCAGTGAAACGTTATGATGCAACCTATGGCAAATCATTCGAGTCGTTTGCAATCCCGACAATTATTGGTGAAATTAAACGGTTTATTCGGGATAAAACCTGGAGTGTTCATGTGCCAAGGCGCATCAAGGAGTTAGGTCCGAAAATCAAGAAGGCAGTAGAAGAATTAACGACATCGAATCAGCAGCCACCGACTGTTCCGCAGATCGCCGAATATTTAGATGTGACCGAGGAAGATGTGCTGGAAACCATGGAAATGAGCAAAAGCTATAAAGCATTGTCGGTCGATCGGAAAATTGAAGCGGATTCGGATGGCAGTACAGTCTCGATCCTTGACCTGGTAGGCAGCGATGACCAAGATTTTAAAAATGCCGATCAGCGTATGCTCCTGGAGAAAATTTTGCCGACCTTATCCGAACGAGAACAACAAATCTTGCAATATACCTATTTTGACAACCGCAGTCAAAAAGAAACAGGGGAATTACTGGGTATTTCACAAATGCATGTTTCCCGATTGCAGCGACGGGCCTTACGAAAACTCCGCGAAACGATTCAGTCCGATAGCGAAGAGGTATTAGATTGA
- a CDS encoding SpoIIE family protein phosphatase: MNTAANKMQVAVYQKAKNGNIHCGDSYYYIETDKEFVCAIADGLGSGEYAKESSQIVIDIIESNIHATVGQIVKRCNQELFRKRGVVLGILKVNYSSEQYAFSSIGNIGILTVTQDGKKKRNIPNAGYLAGYPRPFKVVNGTLEPQMNFIMFSDGVSDADLTKKFILNRDVNDIINAYACLHGESPNDDTTLIAMKYGG; the protein is encoded by the coding sequence TTGAATACAGCAGCAAACAAAATGCAAGTAGCGGTTTATCAAAAAGCAAAAAACGGCAATATTCATTGCGGCGACAGTTATTATTACATCGAGACTGATAAAGAATTTGTTTGTGCGATTGCCGACGGATTGGGCAGTGGAGAATACGCCAAAGAATCATCGCAAATCGTAATTGACATCATTGAGAGCAATATTCATGCAACAGTTGGACAAATTGTAAAGCGGTGTAATCAGGAGTTGTTCCGAAAACGCGGAGTAGTGCTGGGAATACTTAAAGTTAATTATTCCTCTGAACAATACGCTTTTTCCTCCATTGGTAATATTGGTATTTTGACGGTAACGCAAGATGGAAAGAAAAAGCGGAATATCCCCAATGCCGGGTATTTGGCTGGGTATCCAAGGCCCTTCAAAGTGGTTAACGGCACATTGGAACCACAAATGAATTTTATTATGTTCTCCGACGGTGTCTCTGATGCGGATTTGACAAAGAAGTTTATCTTGAATCGGGATGTAAACGACATCATCAACGCATATGCATGCTTACATGGAGAATCGCCAAACGATGATACGACATTAATTGCAATGAAATATGGGGGATAA
- a CDS encoding Tex family protein codes for MAVEINQEITNWVAKEAQVKASTVDKVIAMLDEGNTVPFIARYRKEATGGLDEVQIKLIQDKWNYAVHLEERKQEVIRLIDEQGKLTEELAQNINEATQLQRVEDLYRPYKQKRRTKATIAKEKGLEPLAELVWKLEDIDIQTKAVEFFSEEHEVHTIDDVLTGVNDIIAEWISDDPEFRDYIRDETYKKGIIRSEVKSAASDEKGVYEMYYEYHEAVRSLVSHRILALNRGEKEGILKVSIEPPIERISEFLRKKLINKQANQHVTEVMDAAIADSYKRLIQPSIEREIRNSLTEKAETQAIDVFAKNLKNLLLQPPLKGKTVLGVDPAFRTGCKLAVVDETGKVHKVGVMYPTAPKKDVAGAEKIVMELIQTYKIELIAIGNGTASRETEQFIADTIGKHQLQVPYIIVNEAGASVYSASKLAREEFPDLQVEERSAASIARRVQDPLAELVKIDPKSIGVGQYQHDVSQKALNESLTFVVETAVNQVGVNVNTASTSLLQYVSGLSKTVANNIVTKRNEEGKFTNRKQLSKIPRLGAKTYEQAIGFLRIIDGDNPLDRTPIHPETYEQVTELLRILDAELTDIGSDTLDERLQSVDKKEISEQLGIGEPTLIDIMSALSRPARDPRDDFPQPLLKQNVLSLEDLQPGMEMQGTVRNVVDFGVFVDIGVKQDGLVHISKMANKFVKHPMDIASVGDVVTVWVENVDTEKGRVALSMIGNK; via the coding sequence GTGGCTGTTGAAATAAATCAGGAGATAACCAATTGGGTGGCCAAAGAAGCCCAAGTCAAAGCCAGTACGGTTGATAAAGTAATTGCAATGCTTGATGAAGGAAATACCGTACCATTTATCGCTCGCTACCGGAAAGAAGCAACCGGTGGCCTCGATGAAGTGCAAATCAAGCTCATCCAAGACAAATGGAATTATGCGGTCCATTTGGAGGAACGCAAACAGGAAGTAATCCGCCTGATTGATGAACAAGGCAAACTAACTGAAGAGCTTGCACAAAACATCAATGAAGCAACCCAGTTACAGCGGGTGGAAGATTTGTATCGCCCATATAAACAAAAACGCCGGACAAAAGCGACCATTGCCAAAGAAAAAGGATTGGAACCATTAGCCGAATTGGTCTGGAAATTGGAAGATATCGACATTCAAACGAAGGCAGTGGAGTTTTTCTCAGAGGAACACGAGGTACATACAATAGACGATGTATTAACCGGTGTGAACGATATTATTGCCGAATGGATTTCCGATGACCCGGAATTTCGCGATTACATTCGGGACGAAACATATAAAAAAGGTATCATTCGTTCAGAAGTAAAGTCGGCTGCATCAGATGAAAAAGGCGTTTATGAGATGTATTATGAATACCATGAAGCAGTTCGTTCGTTGGTTTCCCACCGGATCCTCGCATTGAATCGCGGTGAAAAAGAAGGAATTTTAAAAGTCAGCATTGAACCACCGATCGAACGAATAAGCGAGTTTTTACGAAAGAAACTGATTAATAAGCAAGCCAATCAGCATGTTACGGAGGTGATGGACGCCGCAATTGCCGATAGTTATAAACGGTTAATCCAGCCTTCGATTGAGCGTGAGATTCGTAATAGCTTAACAGAAAAAGCGGAAACACAGGCAATCGATGTGTTTGCCAAAAACTTAAAAAATTTGTTGCTACAACCACCGCTTAAAGGAAAAACTGTTCTTGGTGTTGATCCTGCTTTTAGAACTGGCTGCAAACTGGCAGTGGTTGATGAAACTGGAAAGGTCCACAAGGTTGGGGTCATGTATCCAACCGCACCTAAAAAAGATGTGGCAGGTGCTGAAAAAATTGTCATGGAACTTATTCAGACATACAAGATCGAGCTTATTGCGATTGGGAATGGAACGGCATCACGGGAAACCGAACAATTCATTGCGGACACCATTGGCAAACATCAATTACAAGTCCCATATATTATTGTCAATGAAGCGGGGGCAAGCGTGTACTCCGCCTCCAAGTTAGCCCGTGAAGAATTCCCTGATTTACAAGTTGAGGAAAGAAGTGCAGCATCCATTGCCAGACGGGTACAAGATCCACTTGCCGAACTGGTTAAGATTGATCCAAAATCGATTGGGGTAGGGCAATACCAACATGATGTCAGCCAGAAAGCACTAAATGAATCACTGACATTTGTAGTTGAAACAGCCGTTAACCAAGTCGGGGTCAACGTCAATACAGCGTCAACCTCATTATTGCAGTATGTATCCGGATTAAGTAAAACGGTAGCCAATAATATTGTGACCAAACGGAATGAAGAAGGAAAGTTCACGAACCGGAAACAATTGAGCAAGATCCCGCGGTTAGGTGCTAAAACATATGAACAAGCAATCGGTTTTTTACGGATTATCGATGGAGATAACCCACTGGATCGAACCCCTATCCATCCGGAAACCTATGAGCAGGTAACCGAACTCTTGCGTATACTTGATGCTGAATTAACGGATATCGGATCAGATACATTAGACGAGCGTCTGCAATCAGTGGACAAGAAGGAGATTTCAGAACAGCTTGGTATTGGCGAGCCAACATTGATTGATATTATGAGCGCCTTAAGCCGTCCAGCACGAGATCCGCGGGATGATTTCCCACAACCATTATTAAAGCAAAATGTGCTCTCATTGGAAGATTTACAGCCAGGCATGGAAATGCAAGGCACAGTACGAAATGTAGTTGATTTCGGTGTGTTTGTGGATATCGGTGTAAAGCAGGACGGGCTTGTGCATATATCCAAAATGGCTAACAAATTTGTCAAACACCCAATGGATATAGCATCTGTCGGGGATGTGGTAACGGTTTGGGTTGAGAATGTTGACACCGAAAAAGGTCGAGTGGCGTTATCGATGATAGGAAATAAGTAA
- a CDS encoding catalase: protein MSDNRKTLTTGAGIPVGDNQNSITAGHNGPSLIQDFHLLEKLAHFDRERIPERVVHAKGAGAFGYFEVTNDEISKYTKADFLSEKGKRTEMFARFSTVAGELGSADTVRDPRGFALKFYTDEGNYDLVGNNTPIFFVRDAIKFPDFIHTQKRNPRTGLKDPNAVWDFWSLSPESLHQITYLHGDRGIPATYRHMNGYGSHTFKWVNDKGEAFWVKYHFISDQGVKGMDVNLADKLSGENPDYHREDLYNAIEEGDFPSWTLYVQIIPYEDYKTYKWDLFDVTKTVSKKDYPRIEVGKMVLNRNPENHFADVEQAAFTPANLVPGIEASPDKMLQGRLFSYADTHRYRLGVNHQQIPVNRSKVSVNNYQRDGYMRVDGNGGGAPNYEPNSFDGPKEDPASKNTPFEVQGLAESVAHDSEDHYTQPGDLYRLMSADEKTRLIENFVEHMKPVEKDEIKLRQIEHFYKADPEWGERIAAGLGLSVPEGVK from the coding sequence ATGAGCGATAATCGTAAAACTTTAACTACCGGAGCAGGAATTCCAGTAGGAGACAACCAAAACTCTATTACTGCAGGACATAATGGGCCTAGTCTGATTCAGGATTTTCATCTGTTGGAGAAGCTGGCACATTTTGATAGAGAACGTATTCCGGAACGTGTGGTGCATGCCAAGGGAGCGGGTGCTTTTGGCTACTTTGAAGTGACCAATGATGAAATTTCCAAATACACGAAAGCCGACTTTTTAAGTGAAAAAGGAAAACGCACCGAAATGTTTGCCCGTTTCTCAACTGTTGCCGGCGAACTTGGTTCAGCTGATACAGTTCGTGACCCACGCGGCTTTGCCTTAAAATTTTATACCGATGAAGGAAACTATGACTTAGTTGGTAATAATACGCCGATCTTTTTCGTTCGTGATGCCATTAAGTTCCCTGATTTTATCCATACACAAAAACGTAATCCGCGCACAGGTTTAAAAGACCCGAATGCGGTTTGGGATTTCTGGTCCTTGTCACCGGAATCATTGCATCAAATCACTTATTTACATGGAGATCGTGGTATCCCGGCAACATACCGTCATATGAACGGCTATGGCAGTCATACATTTAAATGGGTCAATGATAAAGGAGAGGCTTTCTGGGTAAAATACCACTTCATCAGTGACCAGGGTGTGAAAGGGATGGATGTTAACCTGGCAGATAAGCTTTCCGGGGAAAATCCTGATTACCATCGTGAGGATCTCTACAACGCAATCGAGGAGGGTGATTTCCCATCATGGACATTATACGTGCAAATTATTCCTTACGAAGATTATAAAACGTATAAATGGGATCTGTTTGATGTCACAAAAACAGTTTCCAAAAAAGATTACCCTCGGATTGAAGTAGGAAAAATGGTATTAAACCGTAATCCGGAAAATCATTTTGCCGATGTGGAGCAAGCAGCTTTCACACCAGCTAATCTAGTTCCTGGAATTGAAGCATCTCCAGATAAAATGTTACAAGGCCGACTTTTCAGTTATGCAGATACACACCGTTACCGTCTTGGTGTCAACCATCAACAAATTCCTGTCAACCGTTCAAAAGTATCGGTTAACAACTATCAACGCGATGGCTATATGCGTGTAGACGGCAATGGCGGCGGTGCACCAAACTATGAACCAAACAGCTTTGATGGGCCAAAAGAAGACCCAGCAAGCAAAAATACACCTTTTGAAGTACAAGGTTTGGCTGAAAGTGTCGCCCATGACTCAGAAGATCATTACACACAACCTGGAGATCTATATCGTTTAATGAGTGCAGATGAAAAAACACGTCTCATTGAAAACTTTGTAGAACACATGAAACCAGTTGAAAAAGATGAAATCAAATTACGCCAAATCGAGCATTTCTATAAAGCTGATCCGGAATGGGGCGAGCGAATCGCTGCCGGTTTAGGACTATCTGTTCCTGAAGGGGTAAAATAA